A region from the Hylaeus volcanicus isolate JK05 chromosome 6, UHH_iyHylVolc1.0_haploid, whole genome shotgun sequence genome encodes:
- the LOC128878504 gene encoding potassium voltage-gated channel protein eag isoform X10, whose product MPGGRRGLVAPQNTFLENIIRRSSSQPDSSFLLANAQIVDFPIVYCNESFCKISGYNRAEVMQKSCRCGFMYGELTDKETIARIEECLEGQIHDQFEILLYKKNKTPLWLLLQIAPIKNERDLVVLFLLTFRDITALKQPIEADDTKGGLSKFAKLARSVTRSRSVLVSQFSSHLPALKDTAIPTTGKQSHLAHMMSLSGDVMPQYRQEAPKTPPHILLHYCAFKAIWDWIILCLTFYTAIMVPYNVAFKNKTSEDVSLLVVDSIVDVIFFIDIVLNFHTTFVGPGGEVVSDPKVIRMNYLKSWFIIDLLSCLPYDVFNAFDHDEDGIGSLFSALKVVRLLRLGRVVRKLDRYLEYGAAMLILLLCFYMLVAHWLACVWYSIGRSDADNGVQYSWLWKLANVTQSPYSYLWTNTSTAPELVAGPSRRTMYVTALYFTMTCMTSVGFGNVAAETDNEKIFTICMMIIAALLYATIFGHVTTIIQQMTSATAKYHDMLNNVREFMKLHEVPKALSERVMDYVVSTWAMTKGLDTDKVLNYCPKDMKADICVHLNRKVFNEHPAFRLASDGCLRALAMHFTMSHSAPGDLLYHTGESIDSLCFIVTGSLEVIQDDEVVAILGKGDVFGDSFWTNPSIGQSAANVRALTYCDLHTIKRDRLLEVLDFYQAFANSFARNLVLTYNLSHRLIFRKVADVRREKELAERRKNEPQLDQAQDHLVRKIFSRFRRERHTPDVEKGDGKDGKDGKEGESSHSRKLSTTEETTAAKPRPGKWGRLLGSASLDSGSETGTGTDTFKRSLSARDARPGSSAGSNKVFPKFGKLSGTIEEAGDTETAKDSQQQQQLQQQQQQQQQQQQQTAAADSKQLQLRRLESYDDGLITTQPSHDREILAAVLEVKVDLKLEVQRVNQRLAKIEDILQTLMNRLPAISPAQPKVTFASGTNGSASSQPGQAQTSSSCQQGSQATQTSSSSGVNVEQKVTIATASVATMVSDGYREQGTITERISKPQEPHHHHHHHHHQSQQSERLKDTDYKSSSREVSKELLERLAQASTSRGDDSTPLGPLILRKRRSKSRNKGAAPLAPLATQPISPSEATETTQMLECTDDREPSTADRSDRKRPPPRPREYL is encoded by the exons CTGACAGCAGTTTTCTCCTGGCGAACGCTCAGATCGTCGACTTCCCTATTGTCTATTGCAACGAAAGCTTTTGCAAAATCTCTGGCTATAATCGTGCCGAG GTTATGCAAAAGTCCTGCCGCTGCGGATTCATGTACGGGGAGTTGACGGACAAAGAGACGATCGCCAGGATCGAGGAATGCCTCGAGGGCCAGATTCACGATCAATTCGAGATCCTGCTGTACAAGAAGAACA AAACACCACTATGGCTGCTTCTGCAAATAGCGCCGATAAAAAACGAACGGGACCTGGTGGTCCTGTTCCTCCTCACATTCCGGGACATCACCGCCCTGAAGCAGCCGATCGAGGCGGACGACACCAAAGGTGGCCTCTCGAAATTCGCCAAGCTCGCCAGATCGGTCACCAGGTCCAGGTCTGTTCTCGTCTCGCAGTTCAGCTCCCACCTGCCCGCCCTCAAGGATACCGCGATACCCACTACCGGGAAGCAGTCGCATTTAGCTCAC ATGATGTCCTTAAGCGGCGACGTGATGCCGCAATACAGACAAGAGGCGCCCAAGACCCCGCCGcacattttgttacattactgCGCGTTCAAGGCGATCTGGGATTGGATCATTTTGTGTTTGACCTTTTACACGGCCATCATGGTACCCTACAACGTCGCCTTCAAAAACAAGACCAGCGAGGACGTCTCCCTGTTGGTCGTCGACAGCATCGTCGACGTCATATTCTTCATCGACATCGTCCTCAATTTTCACACGACGTTCGTTGGTCCTGGCGGTGAAGTGGTGTCCGACCCaaaa GTGATCAGGATGAATTACCTAAAGTCGTGGTTCATCATCGACCTCCTCAGCTGTCTTCCGTACGACGTGTTCAACGCGTTTGACCACGACGAGGATGGAATCGGCAGCCTGTTCTCAGCCCTGAAGGTGGTACGCCTGTTACGGCTGGGTCGCGTGGTTCGCAAACTAGACCGGTATCTGGAGTATGGAGCCGCGATGCTCATTCTTCTGCTCTGTTTCTACATGTTGGTTGCTCACTGGCTGGCCTGTGTCTG GTACTCGATAGGAAGGTCGGACGCTGACAACGGGGTCCAGTATTCCTGGCTGTGGAAGCTGGCGAATGTCACCCAGTCACCGTACAGCTACCTGTGGACCAATACCAGCACAGCGCCGGAACTCGTGGCTGGCCCGTCCAGGAGAACTATGTACGTCACCGCGTTATACTTCACGATGACCTGCATGACCTCCGTGGGCTTTGGAAACGTCGCCGCGGAGACCGACAACGAAAAGATCTTCACCATCTGCATGATGATCATCGCTG CCCTGCTATACGCTACGATCTTTGGTCACGTCACCACGATAATCCAACAAATGACATCCGCCACCGCCAAGTACCACGACATGCTGAACAACGTGAGGGAGTTCATGAAGCTGCACGAGGTGCCGAAAGCCCTCAGCGAGCGGGTGATGGACTACGTCGTAAGCACCTGGGCGATGACCAAGGGCCTAGACACGGACAAAGTGCTCAACTACTGCCCCAAAGACATGAAAGCGGACATCTGTGTTCATCTAAACAGAAAGGTCTTCAACGAACATCCTGCGTTCAG GTTGGCCTCCGACGGTTGCCTGCGCGCGTTAGCAATGCATTTTACAATGTCGCACAGCGCTCCCGGCGATTTACTTTATCACACCGGGGAATCGATCGATTCCCTGTGCTTCATCGTGACCGGAAGCCTCGAAGTCATACAGGACGACGAGGTGGTGGCAATCCTTGGTAAGGGTGACGTGTTCGGGGATAGCTTCTGGACGAATCCGTCCATAGGCCAGAGCGCAGCCAACGTTCGAGCTCTCACCTACTGCGATCTTCACACCATCAAGAGGGATCGACTGTTGGAGGTGCTGGATTTTTATCAAGCGTTCGCCAACTCCTTCGCCAGGAATCTCGTCCTAACGTACAATCTGAGCCATCGG CTAATATTCCGGAAGGTGGCCGATGTCCGTCGGGAAAAGGAGCTGGCCGAGAGGAGGAAAAACGAGCCCCAGCTGGATCAAGCGCAAGATCACCTGGTGCGCAAAATTTTTTCGAG gTTCCGTAGAGAGCGACACACTCCCGACGTGGAGAAGGGCGACGGGAAGGACGGCAAGGACGGCAAGGAAGGGGAGTCGTCGCATTCTAGAAAACTCTCCACAACGGAGGAGACCACTGCCGCTAAACCACGACCGGGAAAGTGGGGACGACTGTTAG GTAGCGCGAGTCTGGACTCTGGGAGCGAAACGGGGACTGGTACGGATACGTTCAAGAGGTCTTTGAGCGCGAGAGATGCGCGGCCAGGTTCGAGCGCCGGCAGCAACAAGGTGTTTCCAAAGTTTGGCAAGCTGAGCGGCACCATCGAAGAAGCCGGGGACACGGAAACCGCGAAGGATAGccaacagcagcaacagctgcagcagcaacaacagcaacagcaacagcaacagcaacagacGGCGGCGGCCGACTCGAAGCAGTTGCAGCTTCGACGGCTGGAGAGCTACGACGACGGGCTGATCACTACGCAGCCGAGCCACGATCGCGAGATCCTGGCAGCGGTGCTGGAAGTGAAGGTGGACCTGAAATTAGAGGTGCAACGCGTGAATCAAAGACTAGCCAAGATCGAGGACATTCTCCAGACGCTGATGAATCGGTTGCCAGCGATCAGTCCGGCCCAGCCAAAGGTCACGTTCGCGAGCGGTACCAACGGTTCCGCTTCGAGCCAGCCAGGTCAAGCGCAGACCTCGTCCAGTTGCCAGCAGGGTTCTCAAGCGACGCAAACGTCGAGTAGCAGCGGGGTTAACGTCGAGCAGAAGGTAACGATAGCGACCGCAAGCGTGGCCACCATGGTCAGCGACGGGTACAGGGAGCAAGGCACCATCACGGAGCGAATCTCGAAGCCTCAGGAGCCGCATCATCACCATCACCATCATCACCATCAGTCGCAGCAGTCGGAGAGACTGAAGGACACCGACTACAAGAGCTCGTCGAGAGAGGTGAGCAAGGAGCTTCTCGAGAGGCTCGCGCAGGCGTCCACGTCCCGCGGTGACGACTCCACACCGTTGGGCCCGTTGATACTCAGAAAACGAAGGAGCAAGTCGCGGAACAAGGGCGCCGCGCCGCTGGCGCCGTTAGCCACGCAGCCCATCAGCCCGTCCGAGGCCACGGAGACCACGCAGATGCTCGAGTGCACCGACGACAGGGAGCCCAGCACCGCGGACAGGTCCGACAGAAAGAGACCTCCGCCTAGACCCAGAGAGTACTTGTGA